One genomic segment of Chitinophaga sancti includes these proteins:
- a CDS encoding YkgJ family cysteine cluster protein — translation MDESLNNWKQRATEQQKANKQFLQKLQTKKGRGVEKLLPDLHEEAFSHIDCLQCAGCCKSISPRFKTPDIKRISKYLGMRESVFIETYLRLDEDGDYVVKSSPCPFLGADNYCSIYDARPGDCENYPYTDSYEFVKRPNTTYLNSTICPAVFYVLEKLRDVVK, via the coding sequence ATGGATGAATCACTAAATAACTGGAAGCAGCGGGCGACTGAGCAGCAAAAAGCCAATAAACAGTTTCTGCAGAAGCTACAGACGAAAAAGGGCAGGGGGGTAGAGAAGCTATTGCCTGACCTGCATGAGGAGGCTTTCAGCCACATCGATTGTCTGCAATGTGCAGGTTGCTGTAAGTCAATCAGCCCAAGGTTCAAAACCCCTGATATCAAGCGTATTTCAAAATACCTGGGCATGCGGGAATCTGTGTTTATTGAGACTTACCTGCGACTGGATGAAGATGGGGATTATGTGGTGAAAAGCAGTCCCTGTCCGTTTTTGGGTGCAGACAATTATTGTAGCATTTATGATGCAAGGCCGGGAGATTGTGAAAACTATCCTTACACAGACAGCTATGAGTTTGTGAAGCGGCCGAATACCACTTACCTGAACAGTACTATCTGCCCCGCGGTATTCTATGTGTTAGAGAAGTTGCGGGATGTAGTGAAGTAA
- a CDS encoding MFS transporter, which translates to MDTSAITNTKNDPYASLRLPEFNYYLIIRFALVFALTMQFIVIEWKVNLLSDHDPFALGLIGLAEVIPAVLLAPFAGHIVDKREKRSILLKCVFAYVIIGSGLFFLTWDKAVEGFDTHQVLMCIYGLVFCGGIVRAFVGPANFSLQGLIVPRTLYANASTWASSAWQIGSMAGPALGGLLVYAIGVHWSMLLVVAIFLLPLFSLIMIKPKPAQYSAKGETFVDGLTKGMRFVWNTKVVLNAMALDMFAVLFGGAIAMLPVFASDVLHAGALEFGLLRSAVAVGSLVTMFILAYKPLVHKPGIKLLAAVFGFGICIIIFGLSRNFYLSFIALLLSGTLDAISVIIRQTILQLKTPDEMRGRVAAVSSMFVGSSNELGAFESGFMARMMGLVPSVVFGGCVTLGVVITTYIISPAMRKLDLKT; encoded by the coding sequence GTGGATACTTCGGCTATCACAAACACTAAGAACGACCCGTACGCTTCGCTTCGTCTTCCTGAATTTAACTACTACTTAATTATTCGTTTCGCCCTCGTCTTTGCTCTTACAATGCAGTTTATTGTCATTGAGTGGAAGGTAAATCTCCTCTCTGATCATGATCCTTTTGCCCTTGGTCTCATAGGCCTTGCCGAGGTCATCCCCGCAGTACTACTGGCACCTTTTGCCGGGCACATTGTAGATAAGAGAGAAAAAAGAAGCATCCTCCTCAAATGTGTGTTTGCTTACGTCATTATTGGTTCAGGACTATTCTTCCTCACATGGGATAAAGCCGTGGAAGGGTTTGATACTCACCAGGTACTGATGTGTATTTATGGACTTGTATTCTGCGGAGGCATAGTACGTGCCTTTGTAGGCCCTGCCAATTTCTCTTTACAAGGTCTGATCGTACCCCGTACATTATATGCCAATGCCTCTACCTGGGCCAGCAGCGCCTGGCAGATTGGAAGTATGGCCGGCCCCGCACTGGGTGGCTTGCTGGTGTATGCGATTGGTGTACACTGGTCTATGTTGCTGGTGGTAGCTATTTTTCTGCTGCCGCTGTTCAGCCTGATCATGATCAAACCTAAACCGGCACAATATTCAGCCAAAGGTGAAACTTTTGTAGATGGATTGACCAAAGGGATGCGCTTTGTATGGAATACCAAAGTGGTATTAAATGCCATGGCGCTGGATATGTTTGCAGTTTTGTTTGGGGGAGCGATAGCCATGCTGCCGGTATTTGCCTCAGATGTATTGCATGCAGGTGCACTGGAATTCGGTTTGCTTCGCTCTGCAGTTGCGGTAGGTTCGCTGGTGACCATGTTTATACTGGCTTACAAACCATTGGTACATAAACCGGGTATCAAGTTGCTGGCGGCAGTCTTCGGATTCGGGATCTGTATTATCATATTCGGTTTGTCAAGGAACTTCTATCTCTCCTTTATTGCATTGCTCCTGAGTGGTACGCTGGATGCAATCAGCGTAATCATCCGTCAAACCATCCTGCAATTGAAAACACCCGATGAGATGAGAGGCCGTGTAGCTGCGGTGAGCTCTATGTTTGTCGGTTCTTCCAATGAACTGGGGGCTTTCGAAAGCGGGTTTATGGCCAGGATGATGGGGCTGGTACCATCTGTCGTGTTTGGTGGATGTGTGACACTGGGAGTAGTTATTACAACTTATATCATTTCGCCGGCCATGCGCAAGCTGGACCTGAAAACATAA
- a CDS encoding carboxy terminal-processing peptidase, translating into MRRMKVIIPVVLITISMGVLAFSKLRKEDPPGKNEVIIGLVGQILKDGHYQPKAIDDKFSKEVFDKFLKNLDSEKKFFLKSDIENLKPLSTHIDNELMGEPLDCFNAINDLIKKRVAEAAALYPEILAKPFDFTKEEKVTLDPDKVDYPADEAARKEAWRKVLKYRTLEKYSELVEARDKQDKKDTAKAKTDVQLEADARAKVKQVYDRYFDRLKNRQDDNERFSTYVNSITATMDPHTDFFPPDEKRAFEEQMAGKFFGIGAQLREEDGKIRIVSIVTGSPSWKEGSLKANDVILKVAQGDKEPLDITGYAVEDAVKVIRGEKGTVVKLTVKSVDGTVKDVSIVRDEIVLDETFAKSAIIGGQHKIGYIYLPEFYADFQDRNGARCAEDVAKEITKLKAENVEGIILDLRFNGGGSLQDVVQMAGLFIPDGPIVQVKSRTGDPMVLRDRDKSVQYGGPLAIMVNEYSASASEIMAAAMQDYKRAVIIGSSSTYGKGTVQRMFSLDEFYSNKELGPLGAIKLTQQKFYRANGGSTQLKGVSSDIVLPDPYYEVAERKDKDALNWDEIPKANYTPWVDPVPVAALKANSDKRLANNEAFRMMNDNIATLKKMDAQDSYSLNYSTYKTEQKNNANALKRYDSVNDKVKELEISSLKVDLDKISNDTSKLARNKDWLKFRQKDIYLDEAVNVMNDLIGMSASKVQGRLANK; encoded by the coding sequence ATGAGAAGAATGAAAGTGATTATACCAGTAGTGCTGATCACCATCTCGATGGGAGTATTGGCTTTCAGCAAACTGCGTAAAGAAGACCCCCCTGGCAAAAATGAAGTGATCATTGGTCTGGTAGGGCAAATATTAAAAGATGGGCACTATCAGCCGAAGGCTATAGACGATAAATTTTCAAAGGAAGTCTTTGACAAGTTCCTCAAGAACCTTGACAGTGAAAAGAAATTCTTTCTGAAGAGTGATATCGAGAACCTCAAGCCATTATCGACTCACATTGATAATGAACTGATGGGTGAACCCCTGGATTGTTTTAATGCAATCAATGATCTGATTAAGAAACGTGTTGCTGAAGCAGCAGCGCTGTATCCTGAAATTCTGGCTAAGCCTTTCGACTTCACCAAAGAAGAAAAGGTGACCCTGGATCCGGATAAGGTAGACTACCCTGCAGATGAGGCAGCCCGCAAAGAAGCATGGCGCAAGGTGCTGAAATATCGTACCCTGGAAAAATACTCCGAACTGGTAGAAGCCCGCGACAAGCAGGATAAGAAAGATACTGCAAAGGCGAAAACCGATGTTCAGCTGGAAGCCGACGCCCGTGCAAAGGTGAAGCAGGTATACGATCGCTACTTTGACCGTTTGAAAAACAGACAGGACGACAACGAGCGCTTCAGCACTTATGTAAATAGTATTACTGCTACGATGGATCCACATACTGACTTCTTCCCTCCTGATGAAAAGAGAGCGTTTGAGGAGCAGATGGCAGGTAAGTTCTTCGGTATTGGTGCACAGCTGCGTGAAGAAGATGGTAAGATCAGGATCGTAAGCATCGTAACAGGTAGTCCAAGCTGGAAAGAAGGGAGCCTGAAAGCAAACGATGTGATCCTGAAAGTAGCACAGGGTGACAAAGAGCCACTGGACATTACCGGTTATGCTGTAGAAGATGCCGTAAAAGTGATCAGAGGTGAAAAGGGTACTGTGGTGAAGTTGACTGTAAAAAGCGTAGATGGTACAGTAAAAGATGTTTCTATTGTACGTGACGAGATCGTACTGGACGAAACATTTGCAAAATCAGCGATTATCGGTGGTCAACATAAAATAGGTTACATCTACCTGCCTGAATTCTATGCAGATTTCCAGGACAGAAACGGTGCCCGTTGTGCCGAAGATGTAGCAAAGGAAATTACGAAACTGAAAGCTGAAAATGTAGAAGGTATTATCCTTGACCTCCGCTTCAATGGCGGTGGTTCCCTGCAGGATGTAGTGCAGATGGCTGGTCTGTTTATTCCGGATGGTCCGATCGTACAGGTGAAATCCCGTACTGGCGATCCAATGGTACTGCGTGACCGTGATAAGAGTGTACAGTATGGTGGTCCGCTGGCAATCATGGTGAATGAATACAGTGCATCTGCTTCCGAAATCATGGCAGCTGCTATGCAGGATTACAAACGTGCGGTGATCATTGGTAGCTCTTCTACTTATGGTAAAGGAACTGTGCAGCGTATGTTCAGCCTGGATGAGTTCTACTCCAACAAGGAGTTAGGTCCGCTGGGTGCGATCAAATTGACACAGCAGAAGTTCTACCGTGCAAATGGTGGTTCTACACAGCTGAAAGGAGTTTCTTCCGACATCGTATTGCCAGATCCATATTATGAAGTAGCTGAGCGTAAGGATAAAGATGCACTGAACTGGGATGAAATTCCAAAGGCAAATTATACACCTTGGGTAGACCCGGTTCCGGTAGCTGCGCTGAAAGCAAATAGCGACAAGCGCCTTGCGAACAACGAAGCGTTCAGGATGATGAATGACAATATCGCTACCCTGAAGAAGATGGATGCACAGGACAGTTATTCTCTGAACTATTCGACTTACAAAACAGAACAGAAGAATAATGCGAATGCGCTGAAACGCTATGATTCAGTAAATGATAAAGTGAAAGAACTGGAGATTTCCAGTCTGAAGGTAGACCTGGACAAGATCAGTAATGATACTTCTAAACTGGCCCGTAATAAGGATTGGTTGAAGTTCAGACAGAAGGATATTTACCTGGATGAAGCGGTGAATGTGATGAATGATCTGATTGGAATGAGTGCTTCTAAAGTACAGGGTAGGTTGGCGAATAAGTAA
- a CDS encoding transglutaminase-like domain-containing protein: MHETKEINALFHLLDDPDQEVYDTVASKILLFGKEIIPNLENLWENTVDESIQERIEQLIHRVHYMDLQMALQQWNKAEIPDLLQGAILVARYQFPDIQTNSVLNEIEKIKRNIWLELNNYLTPLEQINVLNSMIYNYFGLKGEEVAYVRKNQFFINQVLESKKGNPLTNGIVYQSLCAMLDLPVYAVNIPRQFILAYFDSFYDFSEPANPDDYRILFFIDPIQGQIYSHQDVENYLKRMSLPPTPSYYMPQSNTRIIQFLLEELAKCFQDDKDMYKQEELKNLIRLLSGE, encoded by the coding sequence ATGCACGAGACCAAAGAAATAAATGCTTTGTTCCATCTTCTGGACGATCCGGACCAGGAGGTATATGATACCGTTGCCAGCAAGATATTGTTGTTTGGAAAAGAGATCATTCCAAATCTGGAGAACCTGTGGGAGAATACCGTAGATGAATCTATTCAGGAAAGAATAGAACAACTGATTCACAGGGTTCACTACATGGACCTGCAGATGGCCTTGCAGCAGTGGAATAAGGCCGAAATCCCTGATCTTCTACAGGGAGCCATCCTGGTTGCCCGCTATCAGTTTCCTGATATTCAGACAAATTCCGTCCTCAACGAAATCGAAAAGATCAAGCGTAATATATGGCTGGAACTCAATAACTACCTCACCCCCCTGGAGCAGATCAATGTGCTGAACAGCATGATCTACAACTACTTCGGGCTGAAAGGAGAAGAGGTGGCCTATGTGCGGAAGAACCAGTTCTTTATCAACCAGGTGCTGGAATCCAAGAAAGGAAATCCGCTTACCAATGGTATCGTCTACCAGAGCCTTTGTGCTATGCTGGACCTGCCTGTGTATGCGGTGAACATCCCAAGACAGTTTATCCTCGCCTATTTTGATAGCTTCTACGATTTTTCAGAGCCGGCCAACCCGGACGATTACAGGATCCTGTTCTTTATTGATCCTATTCAGGGACAGATCTATTCCCACCAGGATGTGGAAAACTATCTGAAAAGAATGTCCCTCCCTCCTACACCTTCTTATTACATGCCACAGTCGAACACGAGGATCATCCAGTTCTTATTGGAAGAACTGGCTAAATGCTTCCAGGATGACAAGGACATGTACAAGCAGGAGGAATTAAAGAATCTGATAAGATTATTGAGCGGCGAATAA
- the topA gene encoding type I DNA topoisomerase, with protein MAKNLVIVESPAKAKTIEKILGSDFEVISCFGHIRDLEKDDMGIDINNNFKPKYIIPDDKEKVVKDLKKLAKTTEEVWLATDEDREGEAISWHLCEVLGLDPEVTKRIVFHEITKPAIEKAVQQPRLLNMNLVNAQQARRILDRIVGFELSPVLWRKMSMRNHLSAGRVQSVAVRLIVEREREINGFTAVSSFKVEAFFISKDLNGKNITFKAEGPTRFKTAEDAEKFLQQCVGAAYTVKDIQVKPGKKSPAAPFTTSTLQQEASRKLGYSVSKTMLLAQKLYESGKITYMRTDSVNLSDTALGDIQKAITTNYGERYHQHRKFKNKNESAQEAHEAIRPTYMENASVDDSDTRKLYELIWKRTIASQMSDAELEKTIAKIDISTNHDELTASGEVLKFDGFLKVYMEGRDDEDVSEDEEQDGSLPPLALKQVLDLKEMKATERFTRPAPRYTEASLVKKLEELGIGRPSTYAPTITTIQKRNYVEKRDKEGVKRDFRILTLKDDKLTKVTDAENTGAEKSKLFPTDLGMIVTDFLSQYFGNVMDYGFTAKIEEEFDEVAHGKKIWNKMLNEFYTPFHKDVENTLENAERVKGERQLGTEESTGKPIVARMGRYGPMVQIGKAEDEEKPRFAKLKATQSIETITLDEAMELFKLPRNLGKFEEEDVTVNIGRFGPYAAHDKKFYSLKKEMDPYTVELDEIAPLIVEKRTAKDERTIKVFEKEKIQILKGPYGPYIKQGLRNYKIPKEKIDTAADITVEEAKAIIEDVKANPPKKKAPPRKKKAE; from the coding sequence ATGGCAAAAAATCTAGTAATTGTTGAGTCTCCGGCCAAAGCCAAGACGATTGAAAAAATACTGGGCAGCGACTTCGAGGTCATATCCTGCTTTGGTCACATCCGTGACCTTGAGAAGGATGATATGGGCATTGATATCAACAATAACTTCAAACCTAAGTATATAATCCCCGATGACAAAGAAAAGGTAGTGAAGGACCTGAAGAAGCTGGCCAAGACAACCGAAGAGGTTTGGTTAGCAACGGATGAGGACCGTGAGGGGGAGGCCATCAGCTGGCATTTATGTGAAGTACTGGGGTTAGACCCGGAAGTTACAAAACGTATTGTTTTCCACGAGATTACGAAGCCCGCCATTGAAAAAGCCGTGCAACAGCCCCGCCTACTCAACATGAACCTGGTAAATGCGCAACAAGCCAGACGTATCCTGGATAGGATCGTAGGTTTTGAGCTGTCACCGGTGCTCTGGCGTAAAATGAGTATGCGTAACCACCTCTCTGCAGGTCGCGTGCAATCCGTAGCGGTAAGACTGATCGTGGAAAGGGAAAGAGAAATCAACGGCTTTACTGCTGTAAGCAGCTTTAAAGTAGAAGCTTTCTTCATTTCTAAAGACCTGAATGGTAAGAACATTACCTTCAAGGCCGAAGGACCTACCCGGTTCAAAACCGCAGAAGATGCGGAGAAATTCCTACAGCAATGTGTCGGTGCTGCTTACACCGTAAAAGATATTCAGGTAAAACCCGGCAAAAAATCTCCTGCCGCTCCCTTTACCACTTCTACCCTTCAGCAGGAAGCCAGCCGTAAACTCGGCTATAGCGTGTCTAAAACCATGCTGCTGGCACAAAAACTGTATGAAAGTGGTAAGATCACCTACATGCGTACTGACTCAGTCAACCTGTCAGATACCGCTTTGGGGGATATCCAGAAAGCAATTACAACTAACTACGGGGAGCGCTACCACCAGCACCGCAAGTTCAAAAATAAGAACGAGTCTGCCCAGGAAGCGCACGAAGCCATCCGCCCGACCTACATGGAGAATGCTTCTGTAGACGACAGCGATACCCGCAAACTGTATGAGCTGATCTGGAAGCGTACTATCGCCAGCCAGATGAGCGATGCTGAACTCGAAAAAACAATCGCCAAAATCGATATCTCTACCAACCACGATGAGCTGACTGCCAGCGGTGAAGTACTGAAATTCGATGGCTTCCTGAAAGTATATATGGAAGGCCGCGATGATGAAGATGTAAGTGAAGATGAGGAACAGGATGGTTCCCTGCCACCACTCGCGCTGAAACAGGTACTGGACCTGAAGGAAATGAAAGCGACCGAACGCTTTACCCGCCCTGCTCCCCGCTATACGGAAGCAAGCCTGGTAAAGAAACTGGAAGAACTGGGCATAGGCCGACCTTCTACCTACGCGCCAACCATTACCACCATCCAGAAGCGTAACTATGTGGAAAAACGTGATAAAGAAGGTGTGAAAAGAGACTTCCGCATTCTGACGCTGAAAGATGACAAACTCACTAAAGTAACAGACGCTGAAAATACCGGTGCTGAAAAGTCCAAACTGTTCCCGACAGATCTGGGCATGATCGTAACCGACTTCCTGAGCCAATACTTCGGAAATGTAATGGACTACGGCTTCACCGCCAAGATCGAAGAAGAGTTTGACGAGGTGGCACATGGTAAGAAGATCTGGAACAAAATGCTGAATGAGTTCTATACTCCTTTCCACAAGGATGTGGAAAACACCCTGGAAAATGCTGAAAGGGTGAAAGGAGAAAGACAACTGGGTACCGAAGAATCTACCGGCAAACCTATCGTAGCACGTATGGGGCGTTATGGCCCAATGGTGCAGATCGGAAAGGCAGAAGATGAGGAGAAACCACGCTTTGCAAAATTAAAGGCAACACAAAGCATCGAAACCATTACTTTAGATGAGGCAATGGAGCTGTTCAAACTTCCCCGCAATTTGGGTAAATTTGAAGAAGAAGATGTAACAGTGAACATAGGCCGGTTCGGTCCATATGCAGCACACGATAAGAAATTCTATTCCCTGAAAAAGGAAATGGATCCTTACACAGTGGAACTCGATGAAATAGCCCCGCTGATCGTAGAAAAACGTACTGCAAAAGATGAACGTACCATCAAAGTATTTGAAAAAGAAAAAATCCAGATACTCAAAGGCCCCTATGGTCCGTATATTAAGCAAGGCTTAAGGAACTACAAAATACCAAAGGAGAAGATCGATACCGCTGCGGATATTACGGTGGAGGAAGCAAAAGCTATCATCGAAGATGTGAAAGCCAACCCTCCTAAGAAAAAAGCACCTCCTAGAAAGAAAAAAGCCGAATAA
- a CDS encoding Rossmann-like and DUF2520 domain-containing protein, with protein sequence MNIVIIGAGNIAHCFGTLLKIHGHQILQVISRKKENAQILAENLHASASDDLLDINMEGDIYLLAVSDSAIPELNDELRLGKRIVLHTAGAVSLDAIRRISTHTGVMYPLQSIRKEVKNYPVIPLLLEASNDEVMRRLQSIAQSISSQTEIVSSEQRLQLHLGAVLANNFTNHLIVRAKQFCEQMGLDFSLLQPIIRETFDRLEKFAPETVQTGPAMRNDEETMSKHRALIQDQPHLQKIYKVMSDSIYDFYNA encoded by the coding sequence ATGAACATAGTAATTATTGGCGCGGGAAATATTGCGCATTGTTTCGGTACACTATTAAAAATACACGGACACCAGATTTTACAGGTTATAAGCCGTAAGAAAGAAAATGCTCAGATATTAGCAGAGAATTTACATGCATCGGCTAGTGACGACCTCCTGGATATCAATATGGAGGGAGACATTTATTTATTGGCAGTGAGTGATTCGGCCATTCCGGAACTCAATGACGAGCTCCGACTGGGCAAAAGGATCGTATTGCACACGGCAGGGGCCGTATCCCTGGATGCCATCAGGCGCATTTCTACCCATACCGGGGTGATGTATCCTTTACAATCTATTCGTAAGGAGGTAAAAAATTATCCTGTGATCCCCCTTTTGCTGGAAGCCAGCAATGACGAGGTAATGCGCAGACTGCAATCTATCGCACAGAGTATTTCGTCTCAGACTGAGATAGTTAGCTCCGAACAGCGGCTTCAATTACATCTGGGCGCGGTACTTGCTAATAATTTTACTAATCACCTGATCGTGAGGGCAAAACAGTTTTGTGAACAAATGGGACTGGACTTCAGTTTGCTTCAACCCATCATCAGGGAAACTTTTGACAGGCTTGAAAAGTTCGCTCCTGAAACGGTGCAAACAGGTCCTGCCATGAGAAATGATGAGGAGACGATGTCTAAACACAGAGCTTTGATCCAGGATCAGCCACACTTGCAGAAAATTTATAAGGTGATGTCTGACAGCATTTATGATTTCTATAATGCCTGA
- a CDS encoding KdsC family phosphatase, with product MNVLSLFKPITTFVFDVDGVLTDGTVQLLPNGEQSRRMNIKDGYALQLAVKKGYRIAIISGGRSESVVSRLQGLGIKDIYTGITDKQEKLQDYVFENDLQWEQVIFMGDDIPDYRAMQLVGLPVCPADAVPEIKSISRYISPVNGGNGCVREVIEKVLKLNGHWTIDEEIASR from the coding sequence ATGAACGTTTTATCTCTTTTTAAGCCCATCACCACTTTTGTGTTTGATGTAGATGGCGTACTCACAGATGGTACTGTTCAATTATTACCAAATGGGGAGCAATCACGTAGAATGAACATTAAGGATGGGTATGCTTTGCAGCTGGCCGTAAAGAAAGGTTACCGTATCGCCATCATATCGGGTGGACGATCTGAAAGTGTGGTAAGCCGGCTACAGGGATTAGGAATAAAAGATATTTATACCGGCATTACTGATAAACAGGAAAAGCTGCAGGATTATGTATTCGAGAATGACCTGCAATGGGAGCAGGTCATTTTTATGGGAGACGATATCCCGGATTACCGTGCTATGCAACTGGTAGGCTTGCCGGTATGTCCGGCCGACGCTGTACCTGAAATCAAAAGTATATCCCGTTATATCTCACCGGTAAATGGTGGTAATGGCTGTGTAAGGGAAGTAATCGAGAAGGTGCTGAAACTTAATGGGCACTGGACGATAGATGAAGAAATAGCCAGCCGCTGA
- a CDS encoding geranylgeranylglycerol-phosphate geranylgeranyltransferase — protein sequence MKLLTAFFKLVRYPNLLYIALTQYLLQYCVVAPILHYNGVEPSLSVASFCLLSLSTVLIAAAGYIINDYFDINIDIINKPDKMVLDKVINRRWAMAWHTIFNLAGVSIGFIAAWKIGQIYLGFTQVLCSLLLWFYSTSFKRQALIGNVVISLLTALAVVVVGFYEKQIYESFEAIMSPEGRKLIQIIGIYAVFAFMISLVREIVKDLEDLIGDSKDGCRTIPIVWGVEPAKKICYGLLLGLQVLIVVVEVRVALIGWYIAIAYLVIFVQAPCYYIYSLLKKAHLPEHYHKVSSLVKLVMLSGILSMVFFKLFL from the coding sequence ATGAAGTTACTGACAGCTTTTTTCAAACTGGTACGGTATCCAAACCTTTTATATATAGCACTTACGCAATATTTACTACAATACTGTGTAGTAGCGCCTATACTCCATTATAATGGTGTGGAACCTTCCTTGTCCGTGGCATCTTTCTGCCTGCTGAGTTTATCGACAGTGCTGATTGCTGCTGCCGGTTATATTATTAATGACTATTTCGATATTAATATTGATATCATCAATAAGCCTGACAAAATGGTGCTGGACAAGGTGATCAACCGTCGCTGGGCCATGGCCTGGCACACCATTTTTAACCTGGCAGGAGTGAGTATTGGTTTTATTGCTGCATGGAAGATCGGTCAGATCTACCTGGGCTTTACACAGGTACTGTGTTCACTGTTGCTGTGGTTTTATTCTACTTCCTTCAAGCGTCAGGCACTGATCGGCAATGTCGTTATCTCCCTGCTCACAGCGCTGGCTGTGGTAGTGGTAGGCTTTTATGAGAAACAGATCTATGAAAGCTTTGAAGCCATCATGTCTCCCGAAGGCAGAAAGCTGATTCAGATAATCGGTATCTATGCAGTATTCGCTTTTATGATTTCGCTGGTAAGGGAAATTGTAAAAGACCTGGAAGATTTAATCGGCGACAGCAAAGATGGTTGTCGCACGATTCCAATTGTATGGGGTGTGGAACCAGCTAAGAAGATTTGCTATGGATTACTGCTGGGATTGCAGGTGCTGATTGTGGTAGTTGAGGTAAGAGTAGCACTGATAGGCTGGTATATTGCGATTGCCTACCTGGTTATTTTCGTACAGGCGCCTTGTTACTATATATATTCTTTACTGAAAAAAGCACACCTGCCGGAGCATTATCACAAAGTGAGTTCCCTGGTAAAACTGGTGATGCTGTCAGGTATTCTGTCGATGGTTTTCTTTAAATTATTCCTCTGA
- a CDS encoding Maf family protein translates to MYTGKRVILGSRSPRRKQLLEQAGIPFEVKVVETAETFPADMHIPDIPVHIARQKAVAVVPLCQADDIIITADTVVVLDETIIGKPKDREDAIRILSALSGREHRVITGVIIIRNGEEDAFSKETAVHFKPLTTEQITYYVDHFKPYDKAGAYAIQEWIGAVGIDRIDGCFYNVMGLPVSNVVERL, encoded by the coding sequence ATGTATACAGGCAAACGTGTCATACTGGGTTCCCGGTCACCCCGGCGCAAACAGCTGCTGGAGCAGGCAGGTATTCCCTTTGAAGTGAAGGTAGTAGAGACGGCAGAGACCTTTCCTGCCGATATGCACATCCCGGATATTCCCGTTCACATTGCGCGTCAGAAGGCAGTAGCCGTAGTGCCTTTGTGCCAGGCAGACGATATCATTATTACTGCTGATACGGTCGTAGTACTGGATGAAACTATTATCGGAAAGCCAAAGGACAGGGAGGATGCAATCCGTATACTAAGTGCACTCAGTGGCAGGGAGCACCGTGTAATAACAGGGGTGATTATAATCCGCAATGGTGAGGAAGACGCTTTTTCAAAAGAAACAGCAGTACACTTCAAACCATTGACGACAGAGCAGATCACGTATTATGTAGATCACTTTAAACCCTATGACAAGGCCGGTGCTTATGCCATACAGGAATGGATTGGTGCGGTAGGTATTGACAGAATCGATGGCTGTTTTTACAACGTGATGGGATTGCCTGTAAGCAATGTCGTAGAAAGATTATAA